The DNA window tatctttttgCATATATCCCTATGAATCCTGAATATTAATTAGTCTTAAATAACTTACTTCTTTCATACATACCTTTCTATTTACAATGGTTGCTTTAAAACCCTTCTAATATGAACAAATTTTATCCTAATGACTGAATGGCTTTCCAACTTAAAgacaaggattttttttttaaatgtatgtgaaaattcaaattttgtaggggaatatatgtaaatatatgctTTTATAGGGATATTTATGTAAGGTGCCCACGAATTTGTCCCACTTGACTTATGAGAATTAAGTGTTTTGCAGGTCGCATGGAACATCAATTGAAACTTAAGTGGCCAACAAGGTTCAAGATTTGCCTAGGAATAGCAAGGGGTCTGGCTTATCTCCATGAAGAATCGGCTCTGAGAATCGTTCATAGAGATATCAAGGCGTCCAATATTCTTCTTGATAAAAACCTCAATCCTAAAATATCTGATTTCGGTTTGGCTAAGCTTAATGAGGAGTGTGCCCACATGAGCTCCCGAATTGCCGGAACTGTGTAAGATATTTTTCTCTGACTTGATTCTTAATATTCACTGAACAAAACAAAGCAATAAGGCAACTATTTGGTATCCAGTATTACTAATCAAAACTGTCTTCGCATGTTACTTGCTACTTCTTTATGTTTCAGTGGATATATGGCTCCTGAATATGCTACAAGGGGTTGCTTAACGCATAAAGCAGATGTTTACAGTTTTGGAGTGGTGACATTGGAGATAGTCAGCGGAAAGATCAACACTAGTTGCATTCAGAATGACGAGTTCGTCCATCTACTTGATTGGGTATGTTTTCCCACTCTTTGTTGTTTTAAGCAGATAGTCTTCTTGTAAATGCCAATTTCATAAGAACCACCTAGCAAGATAAAGTACATCTCCTATTGTGTTAGTTTCCTAATGTTCTcgtctcttttcttttttgcaccTTTATTTGGTTGTAGGCTGAGACCCTAGAGAAGCAAGATGGGCTTCTCGATATGGTTGACCCAGCCCTAGGTTCTGATTACTCAAAGGACGAGGCATTAAGAACACTACAGGTTGCTCTTCTTTGTACCAAAACATCTCCTATCCTAAGGCCCACTATGTCCTCTGTGGTGAGCATGCTTTCTGGTCAAACCCCTGTCGAAGTTGCACAAAATAGTGATTTAAGCGAATGTTCGAGGATCAGCGGCTCCAAGAACAGCCGAAGGCGTGGCGATTCGGGATATGGGCCATCATCTGATTCATCAGTCTCCCTATACAACTATCAAGAAATTTCCAACGCTCCATCAACAAGTGTTTCTTCCGTTGATGTGATTTACTCCACTTGACTTCTGCATCAGTCACCTCAGATAAGGTATAAATCTTCAAATTTTCATGTTTTATATGCTCAGCTATTGCGTGCCTGTCTCCTCAACCAGGGATTTTATGTTTCATATTCATGAAGATAATGAACTGCAACTTGCCTAAATGTACTGATAAATATTTGCATTTGCAATATGTAGATCTCTTCCCAAAACTTTCGGTTTTGAAGCATCCGAACATTTGAACGAGAAGATGGGCAGAAGACAAGTACAACTTACCACTGTCAAGCTGTCCAGTTCACGACGTTACGGAGTCGAAGTGTACATTGCAGAATTATTTAGATATTTTACAGTGAGGTGCTTCTCAAATATACTATTTCAATGATCTAAACTGTTCTGTGCTCCACGATGTTGGTCTTCTATCCTTTTCATAACGGTTGTGTCAACTACAAAATGAGTTTATTAATTGTTGTAAGTACTAGGTGTTTAGCTCGTCAATTACGAGATCGTCGATATTTTGTAGGAAGTATTCAACTAGGTGCAGATTATATATTGTATTTTGCTCTAACCTGTTATACTGGAATTTATCTAAGCTCATTGTATTTATCTGTTCCATACTACATGTGACTTCGTTCCATCAATCTGCACTCTTTATCTTGCTCAGAAATCTGTTGCTTTAGCCTtcaatagagtttttttttttttttcctttttcttttttggttaattTAAGCTGACATAGCTTTTTAATAAGAAGGCTAAGGTCTCAACCAAAAATTGATCCAAAAATCTggataaatatttcaaaatatatactctgattaaaatcaatatttttcccTAGTTTCCTATCATATggaaatattttctttatttatttttcactaGACGATTTAACATCCCAGTATATTGGGATCGTTTCAAGAATGTTCGATGCCCCCCAAACATGCTCCAtgttgatttaaaaattttaagttctttGAGAACGTTAAATAGTGATCCTTGAATATGTAGCACTTTGGCATCTTTTTTGACGACACGTATGTTACACTTTCATAATTCTATATCGAATAAAAACGAAATTATGAATAGGAATATAATGATCAAAGGCTCTGGTAATAAAAagtgaatttaaatattttaggctGATGATTAATAATTCaataagttattagtgctaatAAATTATATCATTATATTTGATATCAGAGCGGTAGTTAAGAATCAACAAATTATTAAAACTGACGGGCTAAATTGTTTCagattattaaataaatagaaaataataatcatGCTAGAATAAAAtgtttttctttgtttgggGTCTTTTTGAAAAGTTGAAAGATTCTTCTCCCAATCGTTTGTTGAACAGTACACACACTTTACTGCTTATTTTATACAACTAAATCCAACACTTTTTCTCACCCCCTCGTGGAGATACATCATCATCTGGCAAGATCATGTGGTCAACCGCAACATCTGAGAGTTGAAACTTGAGAGTGTCTACATGGTTATTTTATATGCGCATTAAACATTAAAATATACAAGAGCACAGATTACAACGTGTGATATAGCTAACCTAACCACACCAACGCACCCAAACTATAACATAATCATGTACTAATTCATACAACATTATTAACTACACTCTATTACAAGATAAAAATTCTCATACTTAACCAAACATCCACTCATACAAAGCAAAAGCCCTTTTACTAGGACGTACCAAATAACGTCACGCCATTATTTGATAGctctccttttatatatatatatatatatataataataataataataataatttctacACATAATTAAGATTAAGGcaaattgttttaattaattagcctaaTTAGTTGGATCCATTTAATTCAGAGTTTTTCCTCATGCTTTTGAGGAATGAGCCACTCTTGGTGATCTCCCGGAGGGGCTTGTTGGTGAAGCGGATGAGGTTGTAAGCCCAAGCTCCGGCCACCGTCCCCGCGGTGGGGCCTACGATGTACACCCAAATTCCGGTGTATCGGTGCAGCACGATCGCCGGCCCCAGGCTTCTCGCAGGGTTCATCGATGCTCCCGATATCGgcctattaaaataaaataaaaaattaatcataattttaaaacaaaaattagttCATATTAGTTTCGAACTTTTTTCACCCAGATATGAATGAATTATTTTATTAGAAGATGTAATTAAATTGTGTGTTCATGCTCATACCCAGCGAAGAGCACGTTGAGTAGGATAGTGGCTCCCACGGCCAACCCAGCTAATTCTCCAATCTGAGCAAGAGAAAAGGTCATCATTAccttaaacatatatatatatcctataaaTTAACTCACGAATTTTGACTTGGTCTACCAAGTCAACTAACTTTGACCAATTAATGACCCaaccaattaatttttttttttaaaaaaaaattgtaagtgATATATCGTGTTTAATTATCATGCAGCTCACGAAACAGAATAAGTACAAGTTTgaaatttcgaaaaaaaatggTTACGTCAAGTGTTTCGTACAAACGAAGAGTTAACTAAAATTATCTTAATTATCACTTTAGCTTAATTGTAACTTACAGCTCTATTGTCGGTGGCTACGCCGGAGATGACGAACATCAAGTAGAAGGAGATGATGAACTCGAGTACGAGAGATTGCACGTCGGACCCCGTCGGCACCGTCCCGAAGAAGTGCCCGTGCCCGCCGCCGAACAACAAACGCAGCGTCCCGCTCGCCAGCGTCGCGCCCAGCATCTGGGCCACGATGTACGCCGGCACCTGCATCAATTGAAAGAATGTCTGACCAACTTTTCTACTAGAGAAGCAGAAGTCAAAATCTAGCTACAATAGTTGTATGTGGACCTGTTTCCACGGGAACCTTCTGCAAGTGGCGAAGGCGACGGTGACGGCGGGGTTGAAATGGGCGCCGGAGATGTGCCCGACGGAGTACACCATGACCATGACGACGAGCCCCCACACGATCGATATGCCGGGGAAGGTGATGGTGCCTCCCTTGCTCAAATTCACGGCCACCGAGCCGCACCCGGCGAATATCAGGAAATAGGTCCCGAATATCTCTGCAATGATCTAAGAAACAAAAAACGCAAAGCGAAAACAAAAcgagagaaaattaaatgattAATTGCCCGTAAGTTTATATTAGTAACAAAATTAcaaaccaaaaaattaaaaaataagatagtaaaaatagaaaatataagatgaaatgaaaaatatattaatatattttagggTGATAAATGCGCCGATCATGTAGTTGGATGGTACGTGACgggtttattaattattaatttttcggCCAACGACCTTTTCTCGTGTTAATTGAATGCACTTCGTAAATATTATTGTACTCTGTTTTGTGTGGAGCACGAGaggaacaaattttttttttaaaaaaaacttttttcgtACTCGTATCTTTAAGTAAAGCATTATCGTGAcgttattatatacataataatttcTAATGCCCATTAATTTATAGAttgcttaaaaaataataaaaaaaatatagattaagactactatactatattGAGGAAGTACAAGAAATtacctatttttaattttttttgcttttgttttggccactgaataaatattattattctgaAGGACAAGTCAAATTTAAAGGGACtattattatatgattttaaaattttcaattcaaaaattaaaaaattaaaagcaccgACTGTCTTATATTTTGAATAGCATAGTAATTCTCcacaaagtatatatataatattttatagatACACCGTATATATTAGCATACGTAATAATTAGTAGTTTAACATATATAAGAATTTCGGCTAATATTTCATCAAAtacagagagggagagatgtaTAATAACCTGCACAATTTGAGATCACAATTAATCAAAGCTCTAAAaacaatgaaaagaaaaacattttgacaatttgtttaattttctaacaaaaaaccTCATTAATTATTATGTTAAAACTCATAAGGGTCTGAGACTTAAGTtcctaatttttgaaaaaaaaaagagaaaaaagatgcGAGTGAGAGATGCTTCACCGACCTTTTGCATGAACTGAACAGAGATGCCTGAGCTGCAACATCCTTTGCTTGTGGAGATCTCATATGccgcctcctctcctcccctcccTTCCTCCAACCCATTCTCAACTTTATTTCCACTCAtcttagtttctctctctctctctctctctcacacacacacttacTTTTacccaaagagagagagaaagagaaagacaCCAAAAATAAGATCTAGCAAAAGAGAGCTACTCCAAGGGCAAGGGAAAAGCCTCAAACTTGGGTTTCTATTTATATTGGCAAcaactatagagagagagagagagagagagagagagagagagagagagagatggcccAATATAATATGGCATAagctagaaagagagagagagagtccctCAACTATAAGTTATCTTGAAATAGGCCTtacaaccctttttttttcgggTCAATTAAGATCACTGCAAATTTAGTGAATTACGGatatatttctgtaaagttcaatttttataaattatttatacaaaAGTTGTAATATTTTCCGATATATTcttgccgttagaatccgttagaaaaatttagttaaccatcgattaaatactttatccggattaatttttgacatttttatccctcttatattatattgctATAATttttagagggacatatctgtaatggcaaaattgaaaatataaatagttttctaacggtaacaaaccaaaccagagggatatatctggaaatattagaattttttaaggaataacttatgaaagttgaactttacagtaatatatttgcaattcactatatttgcatgaacctgtatgtaattaacttttttttttttattaatatatttgctCTGTTCTTTTAAGCTATTTAAGTCAATTGAGCTGAAAAATTTGTGACAATGAGTAACCTGCAATTCCGCCAAATTTTATGGCTATAATTATCCTTCGGTTCAAGTAAGTATGAACTTCGCTAATGATTAATGACCAATTAATAGCTAATGGAGCTACCATTATacgtaaaaattttaattaaattaactaaACTGCAACAAAAGTTGACAGAATGTtagcatataaaaaaaaaattaaatgagggGGTCTCCATGTATCCATTTTCTGTAACacctttaaaatataaaattattttatataaaatataatgtgACTAAATTTTTTGACTCGATTATATTTGGGCGGTGGTTGGcctccaaaaattaaaaaagttaagcaTATATACTAAGATTAGAGTAATCCTAAAATGAATGATCTCTTAAAAAGCGGAGCTtctaatttttatcttttcttttcatccatatatatatatatatgttagaactactatacttttatgagtataaatttttttatacttataaattttcaaccgttggataaagagatgtgcagttagaatgatagtggtctccgatTAGAATGGTAATGATTCTCTAGGATTAAGTGGGTAGttaattaaatagtatgatctaacgagtaaAGATGGTCCaaggaatagatctaacggtcgaaatCTTATATTAGCCGAACTCTCTGAATTGACTagcaaagtatatatatatatttagtatctAATGAGTAAGAAATGTAACGGGCATAGACTATGGAGAGGGGAATTTAATGGGAGATGGTTGAAAGGCGTGAAGGCCTAAATTTGGTCTTCGTCCAACACAGAAGAAAAAACAGTGAGATCGAGTGGTGGGAGAGCATGGCATTGAAAGCTGCTCCAACAACCCACCAgcacaatattttaaatttgtagagagagagagagagagagagagagagagagataaagagagagagatataaagagagagaaacagagagagagagatatatatttaaagCTTCATGCACACACAGTTAATGAGATCGATCACAACAGACATAGAAGCAAGGATaatgaatgaaatatttatatatatccatgTCACACTTAATTGAGTAGATGTGTGTTTTAGAGTGTAACGCATGCATGTATGGATAATCTTTGTAACATCCAACGTTGTGGTTTGGTGTTGTTGTTGTCCTGCTGCTTGTTGCTTCACCTCTGATTGGTTGCTCTGCGAGTCCTGAAgtgattaatattataattatgttCTTTTGTTTATGCGTGTGGTAGCTCTAATAACTCTACTAATTAATAACTCTCTTATAGCactttcttttaaaattatactGAATTGGATTAATCGCTACCTATTTGGACAGGGATCTAATtactgtatattttttttgtatatcttTCATGAATCACATAAAAAATCACCCTATATTGTTGTTGGGCATTAAAGTGTAGTAGGAGAAATCAAGTTGCAATATATATCGAGATACATACGTATCTTTTATTGCCACCTCAATTTTTACCTACTTAATTTTCAAAGTACATGTTATAATTTTGTCCATTACCCAAATTTACCATTGGGATTATCTCCAGGAATATGGGCAAATTGGTCCGCGCCATTTGAATAGATCGTAGCCGTTCTATATATTCTTGCCTTATCAACTGATGGTAAGAGATGAATTAATCTAAGAACAAATAATCACTTTCAAAACATAATGAAACATACCGACTGTCCTTagtgcaagtgacaaagggcctGATGATTGGTACTtaaggtctcaagttcgaatcctagttaattcacattttcaactaaatttgttttttttaaaaataaataaagcaagtagtatgctacttttctctctctaaaaaaaaaaaaacataatgaaacatatataatttggtGTTTTTGTTATTAAGGGTGGATTAATTAGTAGTGAAAATTCTCTATGGAGGTATAGGAGAACTTTTTTGTAGTAATTTTGGCGTGGCTTCTTTGCTAaacattttgtatatatatcttttgtaaataattttctttgatgaagttttttttttttttttttttgagagagatag is part of the Ananas comosus cultivar F153 unplaced genomic scaffold, ASM154086v1, whole genome shotgun sequence genome and encodes:
- the LOC109705961 gene encoding aquaporin NIP1-1-like, yielding MSGNKVENGLEEGRGGEEAAYEISTSKGCCSSGISVQFMQKIIAEIFGTYFLIFAGCGSVAVNLSKGGTITFPGISIVWGLVVMVMVYSVGHISGAHFNPAVTVAFATCRRFPWKQVPAYIVAQMLGATLASGTLRLLFGGGHGHFFGTVPTGSDVQSLVLEFIISFYLMFVISGVATDNRAIGELAGLAVGATILLNVLFAGPISGASMNPARSLGPAIVLHRYTGIWVYIVGPTAGTVAGAWAYNLIRFTNKPLREITKSGSFLKSMRKNSELNGSN